The following coding sequences lie in one Desulfovibrio aminophilus DSM 12254 genomic window:
- the eno gene encoding phosphopyruvate hydratase yields MKRTIRALDAMEILDSRGNPTIRVFVELEGEVTASASVPSGASTGENEAVELRDGDPKRYGGKGVLQAAANVRDKIAPALVGLDCAQQAEIDRRMRELDGTPTKANLGANAILGVSMAVARAAAEACGLPLYAYLGGSNAMRIPVPMMNVLNGGKHADNSVDFQEFMIAPIGAPCFAEALRYGSETFHALKAILKKKGLATSVGDEGGFAPNLGSNEEACEVILEAIDVAGYVPGKDVALALDPAASSFGVGGAYDLKKSGQGRKTSAEMVALWKAWTDKYPIILLEDGLAEDDWEGFAALTKVLGDRIQVVGDDIYVTNTRFIERGIHEKSSNSVLIKLNQIGTVTETVEAVQLCRKAGWSFLMSHRSGETEDSFLADFAVAMDGGQIKSGSVCRSERLCKYNRFLEIERGLGAAAKFGR; encoded by the coding sequence ATGAAACGGACAATCCGGGCATTGGACGCCATGGAAATCCTTGATTCACGGGGCAACCCGACAATCCGTGTCTTCGTGGAACTGGAGGGGGAGGTCACTGCCTCGGCCTCCGTGCCCTCGGGAGCTTCCACCGGCGAGAACGAGGCCGTGGAACTCCGCGACGGTGACCCCAAGCGTTACGGCGGCAAGGGTGTCCTTCAGGCCGCCGCCAATGTCAGAGACAAAATCGCCCCGGCCCTGGTCGGCCTGGATTGCGCCCAGCAGGCCGAAATCGACCGCCGCATGAGGGAACTGGATGGCACCCCCACCAAGGCCAATCTCGGAGCCAACGCCATCCTGGGCGTGTCCATGGCCGTGGCCCGGGCTGCGGCAGAGGCTTGCGGCCTGCCTCTCTACGCCTATCTTGGTGGATCGAACGCCATGCGCATTCCCGTGCCCATGATGAATGTGCTCAACGGGGGCAAACACGCGGACAACAGTGTGGACTTCCAGGAATTCATGATCGCGCCCATCGGTGCGCCCTGCTTCGCCGAGGCCTTGCGCTACGGTTCGGAGACGTTTCATGCCCTCAAGGCCATTCTCAAGAAAAAGGGTCTCGCCACCTCAGTGGGCGACGAGGGCGGCTTTGCGCCCAACCTGGGCAGCAACGAGGAGGCCTGCGAGGTCATTCTGGAGGCCATAGATGTCGCGGGCTACGTCCCGGGCAAGGATGTGGCCCTGGCCCTTGACCCCGCCGCCTCCTCCTTCGGGGTGGGCGGCGCCTACGACCTGAAAAAATCCGGACAGGGCAGGAAAACAAGCGCCGAAATGGTCGCCCTGTGGAAGGCCTGGACGGATAAGTATCCGATCATCCTCCTGGAGGATGGCCTGGCCGAGGACGACTGGGAGGGCTTCGCTGCCCTGACCAAAGTCCTCGGCGACCGCATCCAGGTCGTGGGCGACGACATCTACGTCACCAACACCCGTTTCATTGAACGCGGCATTCACGAAAAAAGCAGCAACTCGGTGCTCATCAAGCTGAACCAGATCGGCACGGTGACCGAGACCGTGGAGGCGGTGCAGTTGTGCCGCAAGGCCGGATGGAGCTTCCTCATGTCCCATCGCTCCGGAGAAACCGAGGATTCCTTCCTGGCCGACTTCGCCGTGGCCATGGACGGCGGCCAAATCAAGTCCGGCTCGGTCTGCCGCAGTGAGCGCCTGTGCAAGTACAACCGCTTCCTGGAGATCGAGCGAGGGTTGGGAGCCGCGGCCAAGTTTGGGCGGTAG
- a CDS encoding tyrosine-protein phosphatase, whose product MTQSRIRSWARGLAAILAVLLFLGALFLAVRGWNNIHVVEEGRIYRSAQLDPETLGRFIEKHGIRSILNLRGRHPDSHWYQQETAVAREHGVVLYDRKLSALEPVAPGTLDEIMDCVDRTPKPLLIHCEGGADRTGLVVSAWLFASRHLPASDAAGQLSLRYGHFPWLWSDTDAMDHSYWDYVAARGGITTQAERP is encoded by the coding sequence GTGACGCAATCCCGCATCCGGTCATGGGCGCGCGGGCTCGCGGCCATCTTGGCCGTGCTTCTGTTCCTGGGCGCCCTGTTCCTGGCCGTACGCGGCTGGAACAACATCCATGTGGTGGAGGAGGGGCGGATTTACCGCTCGGCCCAGCTGGACCCGGAAACACTGGGCCGCTTCATTGAAAAACACGGCATCCGCTCCATCCTGAACCTGCGCGGACGCCATCCGGACTCCCATTGGTACCAGCAGGAAACGGCCGTGGCCCGGGAACACGGGGTGGTCCTCTACGACCGCAAGCTTTCGGCCCTGGAGCCTGTCGCGCCAGGAACCCTGGACGAAATAATGGACTGCGTGGACCGGACGCCCAAGCCCCTGCTCATCCACTGCGAGGGAGGCGCGGACCGGACCGGGCTCGTGGTTTCGGCCTGGCTTTTCGCCAGCAGGCATCTCCCGGCGAGTGACGCGGCTGGCCAGCTTTCTTTGCGCTACGGGCACTTCCCCTGGCTCTGGAGCGATACAGACGCCATGGACCACAGCTACTGGGACTACGTCGCCGCACGGGGCGGCATCACCACACAGGCCGAACGGCCTTAG
- a CDS encoding DUF190 domain-containing protein, which translates to MHIKIDAEILRVYVGESDQIKGRPLFEIVAEEARKRGLAGATVLRGVLGFGANSLVHTAKILRLSEDLPMVVEIVDRPERITAFLPWLEETVSEGAVIRQQVQATFFHPMRVSDVMTADVATVPPDAPLSRILAAMLERDIKAVPVVQDGTVLGIVTGGDLLERGGMSLRLSLHRELPGLVREAQVKALDHSGKTARDVMTAPVATIGIRAKVPEAARLMAKKKIKRLPVLDERGKLAGIVSRIDVLRTIATAASVADSLPGLPGRLDGLARDVMLRDVPTVAPDAPLDQALKKILSSPLRRVVVVDQDRRMLGIILDRDLFRRFAEKTRSGPLQSLAALFSRQPAEPSGLEGTAAQAMRTTVFSIAEETPVSLVLQEMVQRKAKRLVVTDGQGHLSGMVDRDQMLKAIGGVQ; encoded by the coding sequence ATGCATATCAAGATCGATGCGGAAATCCTGCGCGTCTACGTGGGGGAAAGCGACCAGATCAAGGGCCGCCCGCTTTTCGAAATCGTGGCCGAGGAGGCCAGGAAACGCGGGCTGGCCGGGGCAACAGTGCTCCGGGGCGTTCTCGGCTTCGGGGCCAACAGCCTAGTGCATACCGCCAAGATCCTCCGATTGTCCGAGGATCTGCCCATGGTGGTGGAGATTGTGGACCGCCCCGAGCGCATCACAGCCTTCCTGCCCTGGCTGGAGGAGACCGTCAGCGAGGGCGCGGTGATTCGCCAGCAGGTTCAGGCGACCTTCTTCCATCCCATGCGGGTCAGCGACGTCATGACTGCGGACGTGGCCACAGTGCCGCCGGACGCTCCCCTGTCCCGGATCCTGGCCGCCATGCTCGAACGGGACATCAAGGCCGTTCCTGTGGTCCAGGACGGGACGGTGCTCGGGATCGTGACAGGCGGAGACCTTCTCGAACGCGGCGGCATGTCCCTGCGCCTCAGCCTGCACCGGGAGCTGCCCGGTCTTGTCCGCGAAGCGCAGGTCAAGGCGCTGGACCATTCGGGAAAGACGGCCCGGGACGTGATGACCGCCCCGGTGGCGACCATCGGCATCCGGGCCAAGGTGCCTGAAGCGGCCCGGCTCATGGCCAAAAAGAAGATCAAACGGCTGCCGGTGCTGGACGAGCGCGGCAAGCTGGCCGGCATCGTCAGCCGCATCGACGTGCTGCGGACCATCGCCACCGCCGCCTCCGTGGCCGACAGCCTGCCCGGTCTGCCTGGCCGCCTGGACGGACTGGCCCGGGATGTCATGCTCCGCGACGTGCCCACGGTGGCCCCGGACGCGCCGCTGGACCAGGCGCTGAAGAAAATCCTGTCCTCGCCTTTGCGGCGCGTGGTGGTCGTGGACCAGGACCGCCGGATGCTCGGCATCATCCTGGACCGGGATCTGTTCCGCCGCTTTGCGGAAAAGACGCGCTCCGGGCCGCTACAGTCCCTGGCGGCGCTTTTCTCGCGGCAACCTGCCGAACCCTCCGGTTTGGAAGGAACCGCGGCCCAAGCCATGCGCACGACCGTGTTCAGCATCGCCGAGGAGACGCCGGTATCCCTTGTGCTCCAGGAAATGGTGCAACGCAAGGCCAAGCGGCTTGTGGTGACCGATGGGCAGGGCCACCTGTCCGGCATGGTGGACAGGGACCAGATGCTCAAGGCCATCGGGGGCGTGCAGTGA
- a CDS encoding fluoride efflux transporter FluC gives MSKMLLMALAGAAGTLARYWLSGAVYGVMGRDFPWGTTAVNILGSFLFGLVWVLSEERLLLGGPARMVILVGFMGAFTTFSTFMFETGELIRSAQWLLAGLNFLGQGLLGLSCLAAGMLLGRLI, from the coding sequence GTGAGCAAGATGCTTCTCATGGCCCTGGCCGGGGCCGCCGGAACCCTGGCCCGGTACTGGCTGTCCGGCGCGGTCTACGGCGTCATGGGCCGGGATTTCCCCTGGGGCACGACAGCGGTGAACATCCTCGGGTCGTTCCTGTTCGGCCTGGTCTGGGTCCTGTCCGAGGAGCGGCTGCTCCTTGGCGGCCCAGCCCGGATGGTCATCCTGGTCGGCTTCATGGGGGCCTTCACCACCTTTTCCACCTTCATGTTCGAAACCGGCGAGTTGATCCGCTCGGCCCAATGGCTCCTCGCCGGACTCAACTTCCTGGGACAGGGCCTGCTCGGCCTGTCCTGCCTGGCGGCGGGCATGCTGCTCGGCAGGCTGATCTGA
- a CDS encoding ATP-binding protein: protein MRQPTSLRDVILHLEFPVRHTGEDDPCLRRAALLPGFERTGEGGRVRLGLGQAGVLRDVLLDLWKEAKGHPGSFLRLDGRDLDLEGLKEVLAVLDCAGARDAAREGRKYCVPGQGGWNWGCRRLAHVPPWDGAGETDKTALKQRLRDETARKRLELCPHFDATQAEALADALPRDCAPPEARPVVDPGRAKPPAGGASADISGAQPGRLIPRTSYTDVGGLDQAVRTLRETVELPLKHPEVLRRLGIAHHRGVLLFGPPGCGKTLLARALAHESGAAFLPVSGPELITKWHGESEEKLRELFDEAQKRQPAIVFFDEIDAIAQSRSSDESLRLDSRFTTQLLTLLDGVYDLGRVFVLAATNRPDLLDRALLRPGRFDRLIEIPLPDLDGRRKILGIHTRGLPLERNVDLAALAGDMDGLTGADIACLVREAAYACLRRRFDLDDLLREPAALPEDRLKNLRVTARDFRQALASVRKRTENLNL from the coding sequence ATGAGACAGCCCACCTCCCTCCGGGACGTGATACTCCATCTGGAATTTCCCGTGCGCCACACCGGGGAGGACGACCCGTGCCTGCGCCGCGCGGCCCTGCTGCCGGGCTTCGAGAGGACGGGCGAAGGCGGCCGCGTGCGCCTGGGCCTGGGCCAGGCCGGGGTCCTGCGGGACGTGCTCCTGGACCTCTGGAAAGAGGCCAAGGGCCACCCGGGCTCGTTCCTGCGCCTGGATGGGCGGGACTTGGACCTGGAGGGCCTCAAGGAGGTCCTGGCGGTGCTGGACTGCGCCGGGGCTCGGGATGCGGCCCGGGAGGGCCGGAAATACTGCGTGCCGGGCCAAGGTGGCTGGAACTGGGGCTGCCGTCGCCTTGCCCATGTGCCACCCTGGGACGGGGCGGGAGAAACGGACAAGACGGCACTCAAGCAACGACTCCGGGACGAGACCGCCCGGAAACGGCTGGAGCTGTGTCCGCATTTCGACGCGACGCAGGCCGAAGCCCTGGCGGACGCCCTGCCGCGGGACTGCGCGCCGCCCGAGGCCCGGCCCGTGGTTGATCCGGGTCGCGCCAAGCCCCCGGCAGGCGGGGCGTCCGCGGACATCTCCGGCGCGCAACCCGGACGCCTGATTCCCAGGACCAGCTATACCGACGTGGGCGGGCTGGATCAGGCCGTGCGCACCCTGCGCGAGACTGTGGAATTGCCGTTGAAACACCCGGAAGTCCTGCGCCGTCTGGGCATCGCGCATCATCGCGGTGTGCTCCTCTTCGGCCCGCCGGGCTGCGGCAAGACACTGCTGGCCCGGGCTCTGGCCCACGAGTCCGGAGCCGCCTTCCTGCCGGTGAGCGGGCCAGAGCTCATCACCAAGTGGCACGGCGAATCCGAGGAAAAGCTGCGTGAACTTTTCGACGAGGCCCAGAAACGCCAGCCGGCCATCGTCTTCTTCGACGAGATCGACGCCATCGCCCAGTCGCGCTCCTCGGACGAGAGCCTGCGCCTGGACAGTCGCTTCACCACCCAGCTCCTGACTTTGCTGGACGGAGTGTACGACCTGGGCCGGGTCTTTGTCCTGGCCGCCACCAACCGGCCCGACCTCCTGGACCGGGCCCTGCTCCGGCCCGGCCGCTTCGACCGGCTCATCGAGATTCCGCTGCCGGACCTGGACGGACGGCGGAAAATCCTGGGAATCCATACCCGGGGCCTGCCTCTAGAACGCAACGTGGACCTGGCCGCCCTGGCCGGGGACATGGACGGACTCACGGGGGCGGACATCGCCTGCCTGGTGCGCGAGGCGGCCTATGCCTGCCTGCGCAGGCGTTTCGACCTGGACGATCTGCTGCGTGAACCGGCGGCGCTGCCCGAGGACCGGCTCAAGAATCTACGTGTGACGGCCAGGGACTTCCGCCAAGCCCTTGCCTCGGTGCGCAAAAGAACGGAGAATCTGAACCTGTGA
- a CDS encoding Chromate resistance protein ChrB yields MTGLNDGGGNDVKWLFFSYTVPTQPSRARVSVWRQLKKMGAVNCLSFWILPHHVDRIAALERLSTEIAACKGESMLIEGKTLGPEDEARIKSALMESGNEEYGELLHKCDDFLLEIEMETKKQNFIFGEVEENEEELDKLKKWLNKIEKRNPVNSPLRKDVLKKIKRCEKALDDFSRAVYDRVHGKKD; encoded by the coding sequence ATGACCGGACTCAACGACGGGGGTGGCAACGACGTGAAGTGGCTCTTTTTCTCCTACACGGTGCCGACGCAGCCGTCCCGGGCCCGCGTCAGCGTCTGGCGGCAGCTCAAGAAGATGGGGGCGGTGAACTGCCTGTCCTTCTGGATCCTGCCGCACCATGTGGACAGGATCGCCGCCTTGGAAAGGCTTTCCACCGAAATCGCCGCCTGCAAGGGCGAAAGCATGCTGATCGAAGGCAAAACCTTGGGCCCGGAGGACGAGGCGCGTATCAAATCCGCGCTCATGGAGTCCGGCAACGAGGAATACGGCGAACTCCTGCACAAGTGCGACGATTTCCTGTTGGAAATTGAAATGGAGACGAAGAAACAGAACTTCATCTTCGGCGAGGTGGAGGAAAACGAGGAAGAACTGGACAAGCTTAAAAAATGGTTGAATAAAATTGAAAAAAGAAACCCCGTCAACTCGCCCTTGCGCAAAGACGTTCTGAAAAAAATCAAGCGCTGCGAAAAGGCGCTGGACGACTTTTCGCGCGCTGTTTATGATAGGGTCCACGGGAAGAAGGACTAG
- a CDS encoding MFS transporter, which translates to MKRENTVPAGQTPANTITARRATWFVVLLGIVSLFADMTYEGARGIIGPYLALLGASATVVGVVAGLGELLGYALRLVSGRLADRTGRYWLVTICGYLVNLLAVPLLAITGHWQYAVLLMFAERVGKALRSPPRDAMLSFAGKTMGRGWGFALHEAMDQTGATIGPLLMAGVIAWKNGQILQDYQFGFGLLLIPALLSLGTLGLARVLFPNPRDLERRTPELDTHGFAEPFWLYLAATACVAAGFADYPLIAYHFQARAVVDGGWIPFFYALAMAVDGAAALVFGAVYDRRGMGVLIAAMLAGVLAAPLLFLGGFAGAICGVVLWGVGMGAQESVMKAVVAAMSPAARRGSAFGVFNMSFGVFWFAGSALMGVLYDMSIPALVSFSVVVQFLAIPLMLLVMRRHRASTSAGHDVK; encoded by the coding sequence GTGAAAAGAGAAAACACCGTCCCTGCCGGCCAGACTCCGGCCAACACCATCACGGCCAGGCGCGCCACATGGTTCGTGGTGCTCCTCGGCATTGTCAGCCTCTTTGCGGACATGACCTACGAAGGGGCGCGCGGCATCATCGGCCCATATCTGGCGCTGCTCGGCGCCAGCGCCACCGTGGTGGGCGTGGTCGCCGGACTCGGGGAACTGCTCGGATACGCTCTGCGGCTGGTCTCCGGCCGCTTGGCGGACCGGACGGGACGGTACTGGCTGGTGACCATCTGCGGTTATCTGGTCAATCTCCTGGCCGTGCCGCTCTTGGCCATCACCGGGCATTGGCAGTACGCGGTGCTGCTCATGTTCGCGGAACGCGTCGGCAAGGCTCTGCGCTCCCCACCCCGGGACGCCATGCTTTCCTTCGCCGGAAAAACCATGGGCCGGGGCTGGGGGTTCGCCCTGCACGAGGCCATGGACCAGACCGGAGCCACCATTGGCCCTCTGCTCATGGCCGGTGTCATCGCCTGGAAAAACGGCCAGATCCTCCAAGACTACCAATTCGGCTTCGGCCTTCTGCTGATCCCCGCCCTGCTGTCCTTGGGGACCCTGGGACTGGCGCGCGTCCTGTTCCCCAATCCCCGCGACCTGGAGCGGCGCACGCCGGAGCTGGACACCCACGGTTTTGCCGAGCCTTTCTGGCTCTATCTTGCGGCAACGGCCTGCGTCGCCGCCGGATTCGCCGACTACCCCCTCATCGCCTATCACTTCCAGGCTCGGGCTGTGGTCGACGGAGGCTGGATCCCCTTCTTCTACGCCCTGGCCATGGCCGTGGACGGCGCCGCCGCCCTCGTCTTCGGCGCAGTTTACGACCGCAGAGGCATGGGCGTCCTCATCGCGGCCATGCTGGCGGGCGTCCTGGCCGCGCCGCTTCTGTTCCTCGGAGGATTCGCCGGCGCTATCTGCGGTGTCGTCCTCTGGGGCGTGGGAATGGGCGCCCAGGAGTCGGTCATGAAGGCCGTGGTTGCCGCCATGTCCCCGGCCGCCCGCCGCGGCTCGGCCTTCGGCGTCTTCAACATGAGCTTCGGAGTGTTCTGGTTCGCGGGCAGCGCCCTCATGGGCGTCCTGTACGACATGTCGATCCCGGCGCTGGTGAGCTTTTCCGTGGTCGTCCAGTTCCTGGCCATCCCGCTGATGCTTCTCGTCATGCGCCGTCATCGGGCCTCAACCAGCGCGGGGCACGATGTGAAGTGA
- a CDS encoding inorganic phosphate transporter, which produces MEHALTIGMVLSGLFFGWTIGSHYTGATMGMAYGAGVIKKPITACLLIAFFVILGATFESHNVVQTVGTGIIRGEDMTPLGAMVMMFTAAMVTAANTWFKWPVSTSQLACFSVVGSALAMGAPVFWKTTIVFLFVTWIGTPIMSALLGFLLTRLTDRVMKNCSARGTKCLQWALLAGCCYAAYTLGANNTGNAVGVFYGLKLLTPMKAGFIGGIVMAIGALTWGKPILEKVGKGIVQLDLNMGVGAKLAQSITAHTAAFIGYPTSMNQALIGGVAGAGGARGLKTLNRKALAEIVFSWFFTPVLAGIVSFCLYKLLHFILKVQ; this is translated from the coding sequence ATGGAACACGCACTCACCATAGGCATGGTCCTCTCGGGACTGTTCTTCGGCTGGACCATCGGCTCGCACTACACCGGGGCCACCATGGGCATGGCCTACGGAGCTGGGGTCATCAAGAAGCCCATCACCGCCTGTCTGCTCATCGCCTTCTTCGTCATCCTGGGGGCCACGTTCGAAAGCCACAACGTGGTGCAGACCGTGGGCACCGGCATCATCCGGGGCGAGGACATGACCCCGCTGGGGGCCATGGTCATGATGTTTACCGCGGCCATGGTGACCGCGGCCAACACCTGGTTCAAGTGGCCCGTGTCCACCTCGCAGCTGGCCTGCTTCTCGGTGGTGGGCTCGGCCCTGGCCATGGGCGCGCCGGTCTTCTGGAAGACGACCATCGTCTTCCTCTTCGTGACCTGGATCGGCACCCCCATCATGAGCGCCCTGCTCGGTTTCCTGCTCACCCGGCTGACCGACCGGGTGATGAAGAACTGCTCCGCCCGGGGCACCAAGTGTCTTCAGTGGGCGCTGCTGGCGGGCTGCTGCTACGCGGCCTACACCCTGGGAGCCAACAACACCGGCAACGCCGTGGGCGTGTTCTACGGCCTCAAGCTCCTGACGCCCATGAAGGCCGGGTTCATCGGCGGCATCGTCATGGCCATCGGCGCCCTGACCTGGGGCAAGCCCATTCTGGAAAAGGTCGGCAAGGGCATCGTCCAACTGGACCTGAACATGGGAGTCGGAGCCAAGCTGGCCCAGAGCATCACGGCCCACACTGCGGCGTTCATCGGCTACCCCACGTCCATGAACCAGGCGCTCATCGGCGGGGTGGCCGGGGCGGGTGGGGCTCGCGGGCTCAAGACTCTGAATCGCAAGGCACTGGCCGAGATCGTCTTCTCCTGGTTCTTCACGCCGGTGCTGGCCGGAATCGTGTCCTTCTGTCTCTACAAGCTGCTGCACTTCATTCTCAAGGTGCAGTGA
- a CDS encoding integrase domain-containing protein, producing MAGKSDSLVFGVNRGTLSGPRSKQERIRETARFFAQTLRAARMGAQKWSNLNNKHFQRVVDQMRGRGAGDGRIAEVLSAARHVCRAYGNECVSRDNSTFGVHRGTIANPTTKAADPDKVAQVLHALRMDTSYVHAPRAAAQIELMYQLGLRREEAAKVDLVNDWNRIEHTLLIQHGTKGGRPRVIEALSEQQETALKRAEAFVSPSNRKGIYNLMPQGMGDEWLHRVDYAARTHGMTKKEMGCTLHGCRHERFRKMYKDHCGFLPPNCHSSLDAFQEAAQNVAGTGWMQRDAEVRDQIEATAGHSPGRRDISNAYLGSSK from the coding sequence ATGGCCGGGAAATCTGACAGTTTGGTCTTTGGGGTGAACCGCGGCACCTTGTCGGGCCCGAGAAGTAAGCAGGAAAGAATTCGGGAAACCGCGCGATTCTTTGCCCAAACGCTCCGCGCGGCGCGCATGGGTGCCCAGAAATGGAGCAACCTGAACAATAAGCATTTCCAACGCGTTGTGGACCAGATGCGCGGGCGAGGGGCTGGAGACGGGAGAATCGCTGAAGTCCTTTCAGCCGCCAGGCATGTGTGTAGGGCTTACGGCAACGAATGCGTAAGCCGGGACAACAGTACCTTCGGCGTGCATCGGGGCACCATCGCCAACCCGACAACCAAGGCAGCCGATCCGGACAAGGTTGCACAGGTGCTGCACGCACTTCGGATGGATACAAGCTATGTTCATGCTCCCCGGGCAGCAGCACAAATCGAGCTGATGTACCAACTGGGCTTGCGGCGGGAAGAAGCGGCCAAGGTCGATTTGGTTAATGACTGGAACCGGATTGAGCACACACTATTGATACAGCATGGCACAAAAGGCGGCCGCCCGCGGGTCATTGAGGCTCTGTCTGAACAACAAGAAACCGCCCTGAAGCGGGCTGAGGCTTTCGTCAGCCCATCGAACCGGAAAGGAATCTATAATCTGATGCCCCAAGGAATGGGCGACGAGTGGCTACACCGCGTCGACTATGCGGCCAGGACACATGGTATGACGAAAAAAGAAATGGGGTGCACCCTTCATGGGTGCCGTCATGAGCGATTTCGCAAAATGTACAAGGACCATTGCGGATTTTTACCGCCCAATTGTCATTCATCACTGGATGCGTTCCAGGAAGCGGCCCAAAATGTAGCGGGAACGGGTTGGATGCAACGTGATGCTGAGGTGCGCGATCAAATTGAAGCCACGGCAGGACATTCGCCAGGGCGGCGCGACATATCGAATGCCTATTTGGGAAGCAGCAAATAG
- a CDS encoding helix-turn-helix domain-containing protein — protein sequence MCTELKLLTMEEVARILRVHRSTISRLIASGALPALAIRSCTRVRGTDLRKFIDSQIGMSTGESSMER from the coding sequence ATGTGCACCGAACTGAAACTGCTGACCATGGAAGAAGTCGCCCGAATCTTGAGGGTCCACCGTTCCACAATCTCGCGGCTGATCGCCTCTGGCGCTTTGCCAGCGCTCGCGATACGGTCCTGTACGCGGGTCAGGGGAACCGACCTGCGCAAGTTCATTGACAGCCAAATAGGGATGTCGACGGGAGAAAGCTCGATGGAGCGATGA
- a CDS encoding site-specific integrase — protein MATVTIVARKRTKGKSYIVQYKVPGTGEKKHHATYRTWHEADAERTKLKQLLSGGQAPEDRATAVKSRSTTFGQVAEQCLAEWRRRVKEGSMSAVTLAGYQTFLAPLVKVWGKRLISSLTQQVLLDYRADVSDSFSPALANRRLFIAKQVLSKALHDGVIRQDPSAKIRYLSEKEHERKAFLLPEHVDRLLEEAARSSAKHYLPLIILLAVEHGCSRQEILDLKWTDIDFSFRNEGMIRFYRTKNQQERLQLLMPRTRAALLERKEHLQERRERRHITVRGDHVLGHLDGTRKKEFRKAWAAVCAELGIDDYHFHDNRHTFCTNILLVGGTMKHAAVMIGHKDVRMTDRYCNLEGLMDNAVQLKLAKHYAGPPEGDTKGTQPLIPLRKTKNGR, from the coding sequence ATGGCAACTGTTACTATTGTTGCGCGGAAGCGCACCAAAGGCAAAAGCTACATCGTGCAGTACAAGGTGCCGGGAACCGGCGAGAAGAAACACCACGCCACGTACCGCACCTGGCATGAAGCCGATGCCGAACGGACGAAGCTGAAGCAGCTGCTATCCGGCGGCCAGGCCCCGGAAGACCGGGCCACAGCCGTGAAAAGCCGGAGCACGACCTTCGGGCAGGTTGCCGAGCAATGTTTGGCGGAATGGCGACGCAGGGTGAAGGAAGGGAGCATGAGCGCCGTCACCCTGGCAGGCTACCAAACCTTCCTGGCTCCCTTGGTGAAAGTATGGGGGAAGCGTCTGATTTCCAGCCTCACGCAGCAGGTCCTGCTGGATTATCGGGCAGACGTGTCGGATAGTTTTTCGCCCGCCTTGGCGAACAGGCGACTGTTCATCGCCAAGCAGGTCCTGTCCAAAGCGCTGCATGATGGCGTGATCCGACAGGACCCTTCGGCCAAAATCCGGTATCTGAGCGAGAAAGAGCACGAACGCAAAGCGTTCCTGTTACCGGAGCATGTGGATCGTCTGTTGGAGGAGGCGGCTCGGTCGTCCGCTAAGCATTATCTGCCGCTGATAATATTGCTGGCGGTTGAGCATGGCTGTAGCCGTCAGGAAATCCTTGATTTGAAGTGGACGGACATCGACTTCTCATTTCGAAATGAAGGGATGATTCGGTTCTATCGAACCAAGAACCAGCAAGAGCGGCTGCAACTGCTGATGCCCCGCACCAGGGCCGCATTGCTGGAAAGGAAGGAACATCTTCAAGAACGCCGGGAGCGGCGGCATATCACGGTGCGCGGGGACCACGTGCTTGGTCATTTGGACGGCACCAGAAAGAAGGAGTTTCGAAAGGCGTGGGCAGCTGTTTGTGCGGAACTCGGGATCGACGATTACCATTTTCACGATAACCGGCATACCTTTTGTACCAACATCCTGCTTGTTGGCGGGACCATGAAACACGCTGCCGTCATGATCGGGCACAAAGACGTGAGGATGACAGACCGGTATTGTAACCTGGAAGGGCTCATGGACAATGCCGTGCAACTAAAGCTGGCCAAGCACTACGCTGGTCCGCCCGAAGGGGACACAAAGGGAACACAACCCTTAATTCCCCTTCGGAAAACGAAAAACGGCAGGTGA
- a CDS encoding chemotaxis protein CheW translates to MDENAAKDINQFLTFTLGKEIFALDIGTVREVLELTTITKIPRTPAYMRGVINLRGHAVPVVDMRLKLGMSKGSDTVDTCIIIVEIDFDGERTVMGALVDSVREVFEMAPEAIEPAPRMGAAVNAEYIRGMGRQDENFIIILDIGRIFSAEELALVRGMGQKDAAPREAAA, encoded by the coding sequence ATGGACGAGAACGCCGCCAAAGACATCAACCAGTTTCTGACCTTCACCTTGGGCAAGGAGATCTTCGCCCTGGACATCGGCACCGTGCGCGAGGTGTTGGAGCTGACGACCATCACGAAGATTCCCCGCACCCCGGCTTACATGCGCGGGGTCATCAACCTGCGCGGCCACGCGGTGCCAGTGGTGGACATGCGCCTCAAGCTCGGCATGTCCAAGGGCTCGGACACGGTGGACACCTGCATCATCATCGTGGAGATCGACTTCGACGGCGAGCGCACGGTCATGGGCGCGCTGGTCGATTCGGTGCGCGAGGTCTTCGAGATGGCTCCCGAGGCCATCGAACCCGCCCCCAGGATGGGCGCGGCCGTGAACGCCGAGTATATCCGGGGCATGGGCCGCCAGGACGAGAACTTCATCATCATCCTGGACATCGGCCGCATCTTCTCGGCCGAGGAGCTGGCCCTGGTGCGGGGCATGGGACAGAAGGACGCCGCGCCCCGCGAAGCCGCGGCCTAG